Within the Candidatus Alcyoniella australis genome, the region ACGCGTCGGCCCAGGCTGTGCCGGCGGCCATCACCGCTACGCACAGGATTGAAAGAAACAGTACCCTCTTCATATAATCCTCCTACTCTCTCTTTATAGAGCGTATTGCCCCATGTCGTTTTTGTTTAAAACCTATTATTACTTACCCCCCCTTGTCAATAGCAATGTTTTTAGCTTCAGAGATGATGAGCCCCTGAAATATCGGCGGCTCCGGCCATTGTCCGAGGATTGGCAGCGTGATTTGACTTGCCGGGGCTGGGCGTTAAAAATGGACTGCATCACATCCGGGAGAAAAACTTAGATGCCGACCCTGATAATCGAGGAACGCGGCAGGGGCCAGCGCTCCAAGACAATTGGCGATTCCGCCGTGCTCGGCTGCGGATTGGATTGCGAGGTCGTGCTGCAAGGCGAGACCGATCGCCTGGCCCAGATCGAAATGATCGAGGGCAAGTGGCGAGTGCGCAGCCTCTCCGACTCGATCTCGCTGTTCGTCAACGGTCGGCCGGTCAAGCAATCGGCCCTCAACGACGGCGACGAGCTCAACATGGGAAAAAGCCGAGTGACCTTCCACTTGGCACAAGACAAGCTGCCCGAGGGGCTGTGGGACAGCTTCTCCACCGGGTTCTCCCTTAACGACGCCGAGGCGCGCAGTCTGCTCGGCGCGGTCTCCTCCCCCGAAGAGCGGCGCAGGATCAACCCGGATCACGAGGGATACCTTAAAATCGCATACGAGATCAGCAGCCTGCGCGCCCAGTCGCGCTCGTTGCGCGAGTTGGCCGTCGGACTGCTCGAGGTGGTGTTCCGGCTGACGCCGGCCGAACTGTGCTGCATCATGCTCAGCCAGAATCCGACATCGGTCGATCAGCTTATCTGCACCGATCGCCAGGGCCGCGATTGTGAGATGCCGATCAAGAACGAGGTGATCGAGCACGTGGTCGGCCAGGGCACATCGTTCTCTTGCCGCAACGTGCACGACCGCACGGGCCAATGCGCACAGCTCGAGTTCGAAGATCGCGACATCTGCAGCCTGATGGCCGTGCCGCTGCGCGGTCCCAACGGAATCCTCGGCGCAATCAAGATCCTCACCCAGGGCCGCGATCTGTTCGGCCGCTCGGACGACCTGCAGCTGATGACGATCATCGGCAACGAGGCCGGGCTGGCGATTCACAACCAACTGACAATGCAGGTGCGGATCGAAAACCAACGCCTGGCGGCCATCGGCCGCGCCCTGAACTCGCTGACCGATTATCTGCGCGACGTGTTCCAGGGGATCGACGGCGCATCGTTCGGCATCGAGAGCGGCATCGAGTCCAAGGACATCCCCGCGATCCGCACGGCCTGGGAACGGCTGCAGGCCAACCACCAGCGCCTGCGGGCGCTGGTCCAGACCATGCTGCACGCAACCGAGCAACGTCCGTTGCGGCGCCATCGCCAATCGATCAAGCCGCCGATCGACCAAGTATGCGAAATGCTCAGCTCCAAGGCCCTGACCAAGGGCTGCATCATCGAAAGCACGATCTCGGAAAACCTGCCCTGGGTCTTGGTGGACGAGGATGCGATACGCTCCGCGCTGTTCGCCCTGATCGACAACGCGGTGGACGCCGTACCCGACGCCAACGGACGCGTGCGCATTGACGCCCGCGCCACGCGCGACCGCCACATGTTCGTCGAGATCACCGATAACGGACCGGGAATGGACCTCGACCAGTTGCCCCAGGTTTTCGAGGCCTTCTACACCACCAAGGCCGAGGAAGGCACGGGTATTGGGCTGTTCAACGCGCGCAAGATCATCCGCGAGCACAACGGCCAGATCAGCGTGCGCAGCCAGCCGCAGATGGGCACCACGTTCACCATCGACCTGCCGGTACCCAAGCACAAAGAAAAAGAGTAGGCGCCTTAGAGCTTCTTCTGCATCACTCTCGCCGCCATCAGGATCGGATCGATCACTGCTGAGAACGGCGGCGCATAGGCGAAGTCGACCTCGTTGAGCTGATCCACGGTCATTCCGGCATACAGCGCCACGGCCAAAGAATTGATGCGGTGCGCCACGCCCTCGGTGCCGGCCATCTGAGCGCCGAGTAGCCGCCGCGACCCGCGGTCGGCGATCAACATCACGTTGATCGGAACTCCCTTGGGCTGGGCGTGGGCCCGCGAGCGATGCTTGACCAACTGGGTGCAGGCGTCGAACTGCTGCTGCGCCTCGCGCAGGGTCAGCCCGGTGTATCCGACCTGCAGGTCGAAACATTTGAAGTGCATCGATTGCAGCACACCGGCGAAACGCGCATCGCCGCCCGCCGCGTTTTCGCCCGCGGTCCAACCCTGCTTGTTGGCCACATCGCCCAAAGGCGCGTACACCGGCTCGTTGCTGATTCGCTGCAGCGACTGGCAGCAGTCGCCCGCAGCGTAGATCCCATCCACCGAGGTCTGCTGCCGCTCGTCCACGGCAATGGCGCCGCTGGGTCCGATCTCGCAGCCCGCCGCACACGCCAATTCCACAGCCGGCTCCACGCCCAGGGCGGTAAGCACCATCTGGGTCTCGAACTCGCCGCAGTCGGTTTGCACGGCGCATACCAATCCCTGATCGTCGAGCAACATTTGCTGCACCTTGCAGTCGGGCACGTAGCGCACGCCGTTGGCCTGCAGCGTCT harbors:
- a CDS encoding ATP-binding protein — protein: MPTLIIEERGRGQRSKTIGDSAVLGCGLDCEVVLQGETDRLAQIEMIEGKWRVRSLSDSISLFVNGRPVKQSALNDGDELNMGKSRVTFHLAQDKLPEGLWDSFSTGFSLNDAEARSLLGAVSSPEERRRINPDHEGYLKIAYEISSLRAQSRSLRELAVGLLEVVFRLTPAELCCIMLSQNPTSVDQLICTDRQGRDCEMPIKNEVIEHVVGQGTSFSCRNVHDRTGQCAQLEFEDRDICSLMAVPLRGPNGILGAIKILTQGRDLFGRSDDLQLMTIIGNEAGLAIHNQLTMQVRIENQRLAAIGRALNSLTDYLRDVFQGIDGASFGIESGIESKDIPAIRTAWERLQANHQRLRALVQTMLHATEQRPLRRHRQSIKPPIDQVCEMLSSKALTKGCIIESTISENLPWVLVDEDAIRSALFALIDNAVDAVPDANGRVRIDARATRDRHMFVEITDNGPGMDLDQLPQVFEAFYTTKAEEGTGIGLFNARKIIREHNGQISVRSQPQMGTTFTIDLPVPKHKEKE
- a CDS encoding FAD-dependent oxidoreductase encodes the protein MSNQGKRLIVIGGVAGGTSAASRARRIDPQMEITLFERDRYVSYGACDEPYFISGEVPTWERLLVRSPEEFEGRQNIRIRLRHEASAVDPQARSVTVRDLETGAEQTHQYDRLILATGARPRTLDAPGADAANVFSLKFLDQARAIDDFIRQRTPKRVAIVGAGFIALEMAEALSARGLEVTILHRSSKPGGRAEQPIAELIIQTLQANGVRYVPDCKVQQMLLDDQGLVCAVQTDCGEFETQMVLTALGVEPAVELACAAGCEIGPSGAIAVDERQQTSVDGIYAAGDCCQSLQRISNEPVYAPLGDVANKQGWTAGENAAGGDARFAGVLQSMHFKCFDLQVGYTGLTLREAQQQFDACTQLVKHRSRAHAQPKGVPINVMLIADRGSRRLLGAQMAGTEGVAHRINSLAVALYAGMTVDQLNEVDFAYAPPFSAVIDPILMAARVMQKKL